Proteins encoded together in one Lathyrus oleraceus cultivar Zhongwan6 chromosome 5, CAAS_Psat_ZW6_1.0, whole genome shotgun sequence window:
- the LOC127080871 gene encoding uncharacterized protein LOC127080871: MNPERRITFQYKYKKVALNSLKKLSAKVIKLTEFVDDYGRILAPTLEEFEITLGQNLRDHDSFPKIDEGITAKRIASILGMDVQLVISNWDKKGVFNGFSRWFLEEQVVKLEKAGKGKAFHVILALLVYGIVLFLNLDNFVVHVAIKIFLFGNPIPFILCDIYYALHEHHEKKGGTHLCGKMLLHAWFRYHMPENGPYTSKTIKLSLNLASLATSHVKWYIRDWETPNIIVSIEDFPNVLLIWTRGCINYNHMLCMMQHGYSMNEPPKVEALEPFIFHDIDADNPIVKKIKKSWKTIVRRGKEFGNKNVLVKEPYTHRLNAKIKELKLKKSDLRLKLNQATLENENLKDERQEKDRDLEAINKRARTLEDKKDELDDILIGKKSVFKTKNEELKKAHLKIQELDKLLERSLVEKREVRLDYEAQICKIRDNLKKCKGKLSREGVYREDRVSLDEDQHVIKKLLDLYVEWNGKFFNLARFANLNMLELPEKLQEVDWSMCPENRPPQVFNFVKFFKRMVKELTIDLATIKRAEMEIKFMCT, from the exons ATGAATCCTGAAAGAAGAATCACATTTCAATACAAATACAAGAAAGTGGCCCTTAACAGTTTGAAGAAGTTGAGTGCCAAAGTGATCAAGCTCACTGAATTCGTGGATGATTATGGGAGAATCCTGG ctcctactttggaagaGTTTGAGATAACTTTAGGCCAAAATTTGAGGGACCATGATTCATTTCCCAAGATTGATGAAGGTATCACTGCCAAGAGAATAGCTTCAATTTTGGGTATGGATGTCCAATTGGTTATAAGTAATTGGGATAAGAAGGGAGTCTTCAATGGTTTTTCTAGATGGTTTTTGGAAGAACAAGTTGTGAAGTTGGAGAAAGCTGGAAAAGGGAAAGCATTCCATGTCATTCTAGCCCTATTGGTTTATGGGATAGTATTGTTTCTAAATCTTGACAATTTTGTGGTTCATGTGGCCATAAAAATCTTCCTATTTGGTAATCCAATACCTTTTATCCTATGTGATATATACTACGCCCTCCATGAGCATCATGAGAAGAAAGGGGGAACCCATTTATGTGGCAAAATGTTGTTGCATGCTTGGTTTAGATATCACATGCCCGAAAACGGACCTTACACCTCTAAAACAATTAAACTCTCTCTGAACTTAGCTTCCCTTGCTACCAGCCATGTCAAATGGTATATCAGAGATTGGGAGACCCCAAATATTATTGTTAGCATTGAAGACTTTCCTAATGTACTTTTGATAtggactaggggttgcatcaactacaaccaTATGTTATGCATGATGCAACACGGTTACTCCATGAACGAACCTCCAAAAGTGGAAGCTTTAGAGCCTTTCATTTTTCATGACATTGATGCAGACAACCCAATTGTGAAGAAGATTAAGAAATCCTGGAAAACAATTGTTAGAAGGGGCAAGGAGTTTGGAAATAAGAATGTCCTTGTGAAAGAGCCTTACACTCATCGG CTCAATGCCAAAATTAAGGAGCTTAAATTAAAAAAGTCTGATTTACGGCTTAAGCTTAATCAAGCGACTTTGGAAAATGAAAATCTGAAGGATGAACGTCAAGAGAAGGACCGAGATCTTGAAGCTATCAACAAGAGAGCAAGAACATTAGAAGACAAGAAGGATGAGCTTGATGATATTCTCATAGGTAAGAAATCTGTTTTCAAAACCAAGAATGAGGAGCTCAAAAAAGCCCACCTCAAAATTCAAGAGTTGGACAAATTGTTGGAGAGGTCTCTTGTGGAGAAGAGAGAAGTTAGACTCGATTATGAAGCTCAAATTTGTAAAATCAGAGACAATCTCAAGAAGTGCAAAGGTAAGTTGTCTCGTGAG GGGGTGTATAGAGAGGATAGAGTGTCCCTAGACGAAGATCAGCATGTCATTAAGAAGCTCCTAGACTTGtatgttgaatggaatggcaAGTTTTTCAACTTGGCTAGATTTGCTAACCTCAACATGCTGGAACTTCCAGAGAAACTCCAAGAAGTTGATTGGAGCATGTGTCCAGAGAACAGACCTCCTCAGGTTTTCAACTTTGTCAAGTTTTTCAAGCGAATGGTGAAAGAGCTCACCATCGATCTTGCTACGATCAAAAGGGCTGAGATGGAGATTAAGTTCATGTGTACTTGA